The Hydrogenimonas thermophila genome contains the following window.
ATTAATGTTTGAATCATATAGGTCTAAAAGCATATATACATTAGAATTTTTATCTATATTGATATTTCTAACATTAGAATTTTCAATACCAGTTTTAATAATCTGTTTATCCAAACTATTATTGCCAACTGAGGCATAAGTTAAATTACCATCAAATGTTAAATAGACAATATGGCTTATATTATTTTCATCTATACGAATATTACTTATTGGCTTTAATCCTGATTTAACTGTATCTATATTCCGATCTACTGTTGTCTCATTTGCCTCATTTTCTGAAATAAGTTTCAATGAGGTTGAAAGACTTGAATAGATATCATAGTTATCTAGATATGCTATATGGTATTTTCCATAGTTATCAACTGTAATAGTGCTGTATCTACCAATATCTTTACCACTATCTACTGTTTGCTGCACCCAACTATCCGAAACATTACTAATATATTTAAGATTATTTTGTGAAAGATAAGTAAGATGAACTTTATTGTTGTTATCTGTAATCAATGAGGTGTAAATATTGTAATCACTACTCCCTTCATACATTACATCAAAAATTTGTCCATAATCTATATTCTCATCAAGAGTATTGATGCTCCAGTCAGTACCATTAAAATCAGCAAGTTTCAATGCTCCGCTGTTAGTGTGATAATTATATAAATAACTGATGTAAATCGTATCATTTTTATCTATTGCAATTGAAGTATAACTCTTTTTTTCTAAAGTAGCCGTCGAAACAGTATCTATTTGCCAATCGCTATCTTTTTTTGCATGTCTTATATAGTAATAACCATTTTCATCACTGCTTGCATAACTTATATGTACTATATTTTTGCTGTCAACTGCTATTGAGGAATATTCACCAACTATTGCATTGGCAGTTGAGTCAACTGTCTCACTTTGCCAACTTCCTCCTGAATTTGTTGCATAACGCAATACTACATCACCACCTACTATACCATCATAGCTTATGTGTATACTATCATTTGCATCAACAACTATAGATGAAAAAGTATTGGCATTTTCATCTATATTAGTTATATCCCAGCTACCGGAACTATTTGTTGCATATGATAAATTACCATCAATAATAAAGCTTATATGAGCAGTACCATCTGCTTCAACAGCTATAGAGGTATCTACAGCATAAATATACTCTTTCGAATACACAAAATCGGATGTCCAAATACCACCATTATTAGTAGCAAATTTAATACTGTTATTTATAGCATCAAAATAACTTACATAGAGTTTATCATTAGAATCTATTGCTATAGAAGCCTTACTTCCAACAGAAAGATTATCATCAATTATTTCATAATGCCAAGTTATGCCGTCAAAAAAAGCATGATAAAGCTTATCACCACCATAAACTATATGTGTTGTATTATTGCTATCAACGGTTACAGATCGTTGAGATGGTAGTTTTATAAATTTTGGATTATATGCAAAGTCAATTTTCCAATTGTTTAAAATATAAGTGCTTTGACTTGCTACTGCATCTTGTAAGATAAAACTGATAAAAAATAGAAAAATAGAAAATATTTTTTTCATTGTTTAGTTCCTCCAAAAACCCCTATTGCTGAACCATTAGATATACTATCTAATTGAAAACTACCTCCAATACTTTCAACATTTGGACCATAAAAACCTCCATTAATATTTCCACTAATTCCTTCAACATCACTATCACTACTTGAAGCTATACTATTACTTTCAAAATAGTAAGGAGTTACTAAACCATCTGTAATCTCAAATTTCCAGGTTGGTTCATCAGCAGCTTGAAATTGCATTACACCTGAAAGTGTCTGAGCACCAAAATCTATACTCATATCAAATGTTCCTGTTGCAATTTTACCGTTTGTAATAGCGGCTACATCACCTGAATAACTAGCTGTAATATGATCTGTAATATATCCTTCAACTGCTTCTGCCGGCGAAACTGTACCATTAACCCAAGTATCTACAGGATTATTTTCATTATCCATCCAGTATCCAAATGACATATAGTCATCACTATATAATGTTTCTTCTAAACCACTATCTTCAATAGTATCTATATCCACAGTTGTTTCACCATTTGAAGGATTAGGAATATCTACTTCAACTGTTGTACTTTGCGATGGATCATAAACTTCTGTATTAGGTGGACTTGATATGCTTCCTGCTTCAGCATCTGTTCCTGCTGTCTCACTATCTGTAGGATTCGGTATATTCTCTGATACAGTTTCTATTTCATTATTCACTGTATTTATAATATCATTTGAGTTTTGTGTATTAACAGTATCTTCTGTAATTTCTACAATGGTATCTATATTTTCAGCTATTCTTACTATATCTGTATCTGTTACAATTACTGCATCAGAGATTTGATTTGAATGTTGTTCTATTGCAATATCAAGATTTTGATTATCAGTAGTTTTATTCTCTGTATCAGCTACTAGCTTTTCATCATTGGAAACATCTTGATTACTACTAGTTGTCTCATTGCTTTGCTCAGTTTTAAAAGTTTCATCTTTCTGCTCTTTTTCTGTAGAAGTTTTTTTTATTTCTTTATTTTTTTTATCTTCTTTTGCTTTCTTTTTACTAAATTCATCAATATCTCCAGCTACAAAGTCTCTTGGAGGTGTAGGAGAAGAGTTTGGTTTTACTTCTGTTATCTTTCCAGCCTCAACATAAACACTTTTACCATTAAAATTAGACATAACACTTATAGCTCCCTGAGTACAAGCTATTTTATCACCTTTAATAGGGGATGCTTCAATAATAATTTCTGTACCTCTAATACCTATAGTTGCATTCTTCGTTTTTAACTTAAACTTTTTAGGTGCTATTTTTCCTATTTTTCCTGTAATTGTTCTAAACAAACCTTTTGTCATACCAAATGATACTTTTGATTTTTTAGAATCCTCAAAAAGATACTCTTTTATTGAAAATTTACTATTTCTTCCAATAGTTACAACTGTTTTATCATTAAATATCAACTGTACTTTACTATTTTCTTTAGTTATAACAATATCTTTATCTTCTATAGAACTACCAGTATTGGCTATGATTTTTTTTCCAGACCTTTGAATATAAGCTTCTCCTTTAACAGCAGCAACCACTCCAACCTTAGCAACTAAACTATATGCTGAAATCATAAAAATAATAAATGCAATCAATAACTTTTTCATAGCTAAAACTCTTTAATAATATTTATATTTGCATAACTTTTTTTATATGCAGAAGATGGATGATTTGAATAATTTTTTATATGTCCTATACTACCCTGAAATATAAATCCTTTACTCATTTTTTTAGTAAAACTGATTGAAAAATTGTAGTACCTGTCTTTTCTTTTTGTTCCATAAAGAGAATCTATATCTTTGTATTTAATATCTCTATACAATAGTTTTAGACCAAAACTTTTATCTTCAGTAAATTTATATACAGTACCTAACCCAAGAGCAATTGCATCTAAATCAATATTTGTTAAAACACTATCAATTTTTCTCTCTTGTTGGTAACTAATTGTTGGATTAATAAAAAACTTATTACTTAACTTTTTTTGTATCGATAAAAATATTTCATAAAAATTTGCATCTCTCTCCTTATTTAATAAACTTTCAGGTATTTTTCTTTGAAATTTTAATGAAATTTTGTACATAAAAGTTTTTGACAACATATATTGTAAAGATGGAGAGAAGTAAAAAGTATGTAGATATGGATTAGAACCATAAAACATTCTTTCATAGCCAATAGCTAAATCTACTAAATATTTATTTTTCCTATAAGAAATAGCAGGAGAGTAACTATAAAAAAATATATTTTTATCTGAATATTTCTCCATTGTTTTCAAAAAAAACAAAAAGTTATTTTTTAAAGCAAAACCTCCAGGATTACCAATATCATACAGATGATTTAATATGAGTATCTCTTGATGAGCATAATCACTGTCATATGTAACAGTATTGTCAAGATTTATCTGTAATTTTGGAATATAATATTGTTCATCAACAGGAGAGTTGTTTACATTGGAGTCATAAGATATTCCGACAACTGCTATTGCTTTTAAAAAAGATTTTTTTCTAGATTTTTCAATTGCTTTCAAATATTTTTTTACATTTAGTTTTACCTGTACAGGAATGTTCTCTTTTAATATTTCTTCAAAAAGATTTTTTGATTTATCTAGTTTTTTAGTTTCAAAATATATCTTTGCAATTTCTAACTTTGCTCTAATATTAGTAGGTTCAAGCATTAAAACTCTCTCAAATGCACTAATAGCCTCTTCAAATTTTCCTAGTTTATATGCACTTCTTCCAAGATAGTATTGCCATTTAATATTTTTTAAATTATTTAATAAATATCTATTTAATACCTCATAAGACTTTTCATATTTACCATTTTTATAGTAGTAAATTGCTCTCTTTAATTTTTGGTCTTCTTTTTTATTTATATTTGAATAATTTTTTAAATTACTTCTACTACTGTGTAATTCTGTACTATTATTTCCTGCATTAAGAATAGAATAAAAAAGAAGTAAAATAAAAATCTTTTTCACACTTTTTACCTTAAATATAAAATGCAACTTTTTTCATTTTACTTTAGAGTAGATTATGGTAAACTTAATTTACTTAATAGAAAAAAATTATATTATAAAGTAAATTTTTGTTTAAAATAACTGGAGTTAAAAGCTAATGATACTATGAATAAAAAAAAATTATACATCATATCTACTTCCATAATAGTTACACTTTCAATAATATTCGGATATTTATATCATTATGAATTACTTAATCCTTTTGATAAAAAAATAGTAGATCTAATGTTCAAAATTAGAGGCTATCAAATACCTAGTAAAGATATTGTCATCATAGATATTGATGAAAAAAGTTTGAATGAACTAGGACAATGGCCCTGGTCTCGCAATAAAGTTGCAAAAATTTTATACAATCTTAAAAATGCTGGAGCCGGAATAATAGGTCTTGACATCGTTTTTTCAGAACAAGACAACAGTTCTCCTAAAAAAATTTTAACAGAGCTTGGAATAGAATATCAAAATGCTCCCGATTATGATGAAATACTTGCAAAAGCAGTTTCTGAAACACCAACTATTCTTGGATATATATTTGATTTTGAAAATGACAGTAATCTAGAAGGGAGTTCTCCTGAAATTCCTGTTATTTTTATAGAAAAAAATCGTCCAAAAGAGTTAGATTTTATAATTAAAGCAAAACGTGCAATACTAAATATTCCAATTATTCAAAACAACGCTTATTCTAGTGGTTTTTTCAATACAATTCCAGATAACGATGGTATTGTTCGTACAGTCCCACTTATAGTACGTTACGATGACTCTATTTATCCATCTTTGTCATTAGAAATTGTGCGAGCTATAATTGGAGTTAATAAAGTTTATATTAATTATACTTCATCCGGTGTCACATCTGTACAAATGAATGATTTAATCATACCAACCGATCGTTTTGGAAGATTGCTTGTTAATTTTAAAGGACCAGCTAAAAGTTATACTTATCTTTCTGCCTCAGATATATATAACAATAAATTTAACTATGATCTTATTAATGGAAAAATTGTATTAATTGGAACTTCAGCATCAGGATTACTAGATCTTCGAGCTACTCCATATGATAGTACATTTCCAGGAATTGAAATTCACGCAAATACCATTGACAACTTAATAAATCAAACATTTATCACTATACCTGACTGGATAGAAGTTGCTGATATTTTAGTAATGATTACAATATGCTTAATATCTGTAATTATATTCTCAATAACACCTCCATTTTTATTAACACTATTTATACCTCTTATTTTTGGAGGTTTTTTTATATTTTTATATAAAATGCTTTTTGAATATCATATTTTACTTAATACTATATTTCCATTACTTCTTTTAATATCACTATTTTCTATTTCAACAATAATTAATTATTTTTATGAAATACGTATTAAAGAGATTATAAAAGACAAATTTGCAAAAAAAGTTTCTCCTCAAGTTGTAGAGGAGTTACTTAACAGTCCTGAATCTGATGCATTTGATATAAAAGAGAAGGAAATTACAATATTTTTTAGTGATATTAGATCTTTTACTTCAATTTCAGAACAGATAGGAAACCCTAAACGTCTTATTGAATTACTTAACAGATATATGACACCAATGGTAGATATTATTATAAACAATAAAGGAACAATTGATAAATTTATTGGTGATGCAATTATGGCTTACTGGAATGCACCACAAAATTTAGATAATCACCAAGATGCAGCTGTAACATCTGCTCTTGAACAGCTGCAAATGCTTGAAAACCTTAATAATTCATTTAAAACTGAAGGACTGCCTGTTATAAACATAGGAATTGGAATTCATACAGGATTAGCAACAGTTGGGGAAATGGGTTCACAAGGACGGAACGATTATACTGTAATTGGTGATAATGTAAACCTTGCTTCAAGACTTGAGGGATTAAATAAATATTATGGAACTCAACTTATCATTTCACACTTTACAAAAGACAAACTTCATAAAACATATATTACACGCGAACTAGATACCGTGTTAGTAAAAGGGAAAAAACATCCAGTTACTATATACGAAGTTCTTGGATTTGGAACTCCAGATGAGAAGTTGAAAAAAGAATTAAACTTATATGAAAAAGCCTTATCTAAATATAAAAATAGAGATTTTACTGATGCAAAATATTTTTTTGAAATAATCTATAAAAATTCTCCAAAAACTCTTTATAAAATATATATTGAACGTTGCAACAACTTTATTAAACATCCTAATAAATTTAATGCAATTTATGAATTTACTACCAAGTAAGTGAAACTTCATCAATCTGTTCAGGATGTAAATGTTTTTTAGCATATTCAAGATAAATTTTTTTTTCATAAAAAAACTTTACCATATCATAATCTAACTCATTATCTTTTGCCATAAAATAGAGAATTTTCATTGCTTCAGAAAGTTTTTTTGGTGTCTTATATGGACGATCCGGTGCAGTCAATGCTTCAAATATATCTGCAATAGCTAAAATTCTTGCTTCAAATGGAATTTCATCACCCTTTAATCCATTAGGATACCCTTTTCCATTTAGTTTTTCATGGTGAGCACCTGCAATTTCTGGAATACGGCTATATTTTTTAGGAAACGAAAGCCTTTTTAAAATCTTTTGTGTTTCAATAACATGATCCATAATTTTTTTTCTCTCTTGGTCAGTTAATGTACCTTTTCTGACACTAAGAGCTTCATATTCATCTTGTTCAATAAGTTTATTTAATTTGCCATCAATTTCTACAAATATTTCATCATATATCTTTTTAAGTCTTTCAACTTTTTCATCACTAAAAAACTCACTCCCTCTATTTGACTCTTCTAAAAAATTCGTAATTTCATCTAAAATTTTATTATCAGAGTATTTGCTATTAATATACTCTTTCTTATATGTTTTGCCAATATCTCTTTTTAATATTTCTATTTTTAATTTTATGCAATTAATTCGATCATAAATACTTTCAAGCTTTGTCTGTTTGTTTATTAAAAAATCAGGTGTTGATATTTTGCCAATATCATGCATTAATGCTGAAAGATAGATCTGTTGCAACTCTTCATCATTAAAATATATATCTTTATATATGCCACTATTATCTGAGACTATTGCTTTTGCAAGCATCATAGTAATTTCAACCATACGGCGAATATGGTCACCTGTAAATGGTGATTTTTCATCTAATGTAGTAGCAAGAGAGTTTAGAAAAGATATTAACATATGCTCTAAATCATATATTAAAAGCTGATTGCGCATTAAAAGTGCTGCTTGTGAAGCCAATGATTTAGTAATATTCTCATCATCTTTACTAAAAGGAACTATATCTCCAAGATTATTTTGTCTATTAATAAGTTGAAGTACTCCTATTACTTCACCTTCATGATTTTTCATAGGTATAACAAGCATAGATTTTGATCTATATCCTGTCATTTGATCAAACTTTTTTGTACCACTGAAGTTATAACGCTTATCATTATATACATCTGCTATATTTATAACCTTGCCAGTTAAAGCAGATGCAGCAGCAACCATTTCCCAATTTTTGTCTCCATTTTCATGGTATAAAGGAACAAGAGGCCAATCTGGTTTATCTTCTGAATTTAATCCTTTATTTATTTGCAAAGTTTCATTTTGAATTATTTGAAATTCAAGATTTTTATGCTCTTGATCCATAATATAAAGAGTCCCGCCATCAGCATTTGTAAACTCTCTTGCTGCATACACAATCATATTAAAAAGTCTGTTTTTATCAGTTTGTGCTGTCAACATTGTTCCAATATGCATTAAACGAGCAAAATTTTCATCAGAATTTTCAAATTTATCTATATTTTTATGTAGTCCGCTTTCATAGTCTATGAAATCACCATCATCAATTACTGTTACACCTATTTGTGAAAGTTTTATAGACTTTTCTATGTTTTGTAAAATCTCCTGTTTATGTGATGGTTTTATATGATTTATATATATATTTATATCTTTTCGTTTTAGATTAGAAAGTTGTTTTTCCAATATTGAAGGAGTAAGATGACAACTTACTTTTGCTAAAGACTCATATCCATTAGGAAATGATACTTCAAAAATAGCAGCAGTAATATTACTATTTCTATTTATCTCTTCTGTAATTGAAGGACAAAGATAAGTATCAGATGAAAATAGTATTGAGTTTTTGCCATTATCTATAATATATCCACAACTTCCTTCCATATGATGGTTTTTTATTGGTATTAATGATAAATCCCTTATTTTAAAACGCTGACCATACGATAATGGTACTAAAGTTACAACAGGTTCTCCCCTGTCATTAATAGCTATTTTTGTATAATCAGTCCAAATTTCATTACAAAAAATATGATTTTTTATATTTGAAAGAGTCTTTTCAATCCCATAAATATAAAATGTTTTATCTCTTTTATCAAAAATACTATCTATTAGATATGGAATATCATTTATATGATCAAGATGTGAATGAGTTAAAAATAGATGATTGATCTCAGTAAAGTCATATTTATAACCTTTAATTATATTACCTGCATCTATTAAAATATCTTGAGCAACCTGAATACAAGTAGTAAAACACTCTTTTGTCTTACCACCATATGATCCTAAAAATTTAATTCCTTCCATTAGAAGCCTTTTTTAA
Protein-coding sequences here:
- a CDS encoding FecR domain-containing protein, with translation MKKLLIAFIIFMISAYSLVAKVGVVAAVKGEAYIQRSGKKIIANTGSSIEDKDIVITKENSKVQLIFNDKTVVTIGRNSKFSIKEYLFEDSKKSKVSFGMTKGLFRTITGKIGKIAPKKFKLKTKNATIGIRGTEIIIEASPIKGDKIACTQGAISVMSNFNGKSVYVEAGKITEVKPNSSPTPPRDFVAGDIDEFSKKKAKEDKKNKEIKKTSTEKEQKDETFKTEQSNETTSSNQDVSNDEKLVADTENKTTDNQNLDIAIEQHSNQISDAVIVTDTDIVRIAENIDTIVEITEDTVNTQNSNDIINTVNNEIETVSENIPNPTDSETAGTDAEAGSISSPPNTEVYDPSQSTTVEVDIPNPSNGETTVDIDTIEDSGLEETLYSDDYMSFGYWMDNENNPVDTWVNGTVSPAEAVEGYITDHITASYSGDVAAITNGKIATGTFDMSIDFGAQTLSGVMQFQAADEPTWKFEITDGLVTPYYFESNSIASSSDSDVEGISGNINGGFYGPNVESIGGSFQLDSISNGSAIGVFGGTKQ
- a CDS encoding porin family protein — translated: MKKIFILLLFYSILNAGNNSTELHSSRSNLKNYSNINKKEDQKLKRAIYYYKNGKYEKSYEVLNRYLLNNLKNIKWQYYLGRSAYKLGKFEEAISAFERVLMLEPTNIRAKLEIAKIYFETKKLDKSKNLFEEILKENIPVQVKLNVKKYLKAIEKSRKKSFLKAIAVVGISYDSNVNNSPVDEQYYIPKLQINLDNTVTYDSDYAHQEILILNHLYDIGNPGGFALKNNFLFFLKTMEKYSDKNIFFYSYSPAISYRKNKYLVDLAIGYERMFYGSNPYLHTFYFSPSLQYMLSKTFMYKISLKFQRKIPESLLNKERDANFYEIFLSIQKKLSNKFFINPTISYQQERKIDSVLTNIDLDAIALGLGTVYKFTEDKSFGLKLLYRDIKYKDIDSLYGTKRKDRYYNFSISFTKKMSKGFIFQGSIGHIKNYSNHPSSAYKKSYANINIIKEF
- a CDS encoding CHASE2 domain-containing protein, which encodes MNKKKLYIISTSIIVTLSIIFGYLYHYELLNPFDKKIVDLMFKIRGYQIPSKDIVIIDIDEKSLNELGQWPWSRNKVAKILYNLKNAGAGIIGLDIVFSEQDNSSPKKILTELGIEYQNAPDYDEILAKAVSETPTILGYIFDFENDSNLEGSSPEIPVIFIEKNRPKELDFIIKAKRAILNIPIIQNNAYSSGFFNTIPDNDGIVRTVPLIVRYDDSIYPSLSLEIVRAIIGVNKVYINYTSSGVTSVQMNDLIIPTDRFGRLLVNFKGPAKSYTYLSASDIYNNKFNYDLINGKIVLIGTSASGLLDLRATPYDSTFPGIEIHANTIDNLINQTFITIPDWIEVADILVMITICLISVIIFSITPPFLLTLFIPLIFGGFFIFLYKMLFEYHILLNTIFPLLLLISLFSISTIINYFYEIRIKEIIKDKFAKKVSPQVVEELLNSPESDAFDIKEKEITIFFSDIRSFTSISEQIGNPKRLIELLNRYMTPMVDIIINNKGTIDKFIGDAIMAYWNAPQNLDNHQDAAVTSALEQLQMLENLNNSFKTEGLPVINIGIGIHTGLATVGEMGSQGRNDYTVIGDNVNLASRLEGLNKYYGTQLIISHFTKDKLHKTYITRELDTVLVKGKKHPVTIYEVLGFGTPDEKLKKELNLYEKALSKYKNRDFTDAKYFFEIIYKNSPKTLYKIYIERCNNFIKHPNKFNAIYEFTTK
- a CDS encoding HD domain-containing phosphohydrolase, with translation MEGIKFLGSYGGKTKECFTTCIQVAQDILIDAGNIIKGYKYDFTEINHLFLTHSHLDHINDIPYLIDSIFDKRDKTFYIYGIEKTLSNIKNHIFCNEIWTDYTKIAINDRGEPVVTLVPLSYGQRFKIRDLSLIPIKNHHMEGSCGYIIDNGKNSILFSSDTYLCPSITEEINRNSNITAAIFEVSFPNGYESLAKVSCHLTPSILEKQLSNLKRKDINIYINHIKPSHKQEILQNIEKSIKLSQIGVTVIDDGDFIDYESGLHKNIDKFENSDENFARLMHIGTMLTAQTDKNRLFNMIVYAAREFTNADGGTLYIMDQEHKNLEFQIIQNETLQINKGLNSEDKPDWPLVPLYHENGDKNWEMVAAASALTGKVINIADVYNDKRYNFSGTKKFDQMTGYRSKSMLVIPMKNHEGEVIGVLQLINRQNNLGDIVPFSKDDENITKSLASQAALLMRNQLLIYDLEHMLISFLNSLATTLDEKSPFTGDHIRRMVEITMMLAKAIVSDNSGIYKDIYFNDEELQQIYLSALMHDIGKISTPDFLINKQTKLESIYDRINCIKLKIEILKRDIGKTYKKEYINSKYSDNKILDEITNFLEESNRGSEFFSDEKVERLKKIYDEIFVEIDGKLNKLIEQDEYEALSVRKGTLTDQERKKIMDHVIETQKILKRLSFPKKYSRIPEIAGAHHEKLNGKGYPNGLKGDEIPFEARILAIADIFEALTAPDRPYKTPKKLSEAMKILYFMAKDNELDYDMVKFFYEKKIYLEYAKKHLHPEQIDEVSLTW